GATGTCACTACCGAAACTATGCTTGCCGGTCCGGTTTATGCTAAAACAAGTATGGGATATTTGGGGAAATATACAGATCCGCAATTCGGCAGTTTTGAAGCTGACTTCCTAACACAGCTAACTTGTACGGATCAGTTTGAATTTCCAGTGAAAAGAATGGTTCCTGTAGATCCTAGTGCTTCAGAAAAAACATTTGAAGCTACTTCTGCCAGCATCAATTTTTATTATACAAGCTATTTCGGTGACTCTTTAAATACTTGCAAGCTAAGTGTTTATGAACTGAATAAAGATCTTGTAAAACAGAATCAGAGTAACTATTATACTAATATTGACCCTACTCAGTACTATGACAGTGCAAATGGGTTGATTGCAAAGAAGGCTTATTCTGCTGTTGATTTATCAATAAGTGAATCAATTAGAAACGGATCAACTTTCTTCCCTGTTGTTAGTGTAAACTTTCCTTTGGCAAAAGCAAATCAGTTTATAAAGCTGTTTCAGACTTCAAAAGCTGAGGGCAAGAACTTTAAAGATGAATTTGCCAAGGCTTTCAAAGGAATTTATGTAAAATGTGATCATGGTGATGGAACAGTACTTTCTATTGATCAGGTTCACTTGAATATTTCATTTAAGGTATATGCTGTTGACTCTTTAGGTAATGTGATAAAAAGAACGCAAACAGGATATACAAATGTTGACTCAACTTATATCACAACTGCAACGTTCGGATCAACAAAAGAAGTTATTCAGGCAAATCGTTTTACGAATGATCAGACACTGGAAGAACTGGCTCTGATTAAGGATTATACCTTAATAAAGTCTCCTGCCGGACTCTTTACAAAAGTGAATTTACCTGTTGGTGAGATGGC
This genomic interval from uncultured Bacteroides sp. contains the following:
- a CDS encoding DUF4270 domain-containing protein is translated as MKMNYFWAFLLAIVLFSCDDTTDTLGLSMMPDTDNIALGAQTFDVTTETMLAGPVYAKTSMGYLGKYTDPQFGSFEADFLTQLTCTDQFEFPVKRMVPVDPSASEKTFEATSASINFYYTSYFGDSLNTCKLSVYELNKDLVKQNQSNYYTNIDPTQYYDSANGLIAKKAYSAVDLSISESIRNGSTFFPVVSVNFPLAKANQFIKLFQTSKAEGKNFKDEFAKAFKGIYVKCDHGDGTVLSIDQVHLNISFKVYAVDSLGNVIKRTQTGYTNVDSTYITTATFGSTKEVIQANRFTNDQTLEELALIKDYTLIKSPAGLFTKVNLPVGEMANKLKNDTLNSVKLSFNAYNKSEVSKFGMSAPKTLLLVRAKDMNKFFEDNLLIDNITSFLANYSSASNQYTFSNITRLITTSMNENKSAGSVPADFKEEMVLVPVTVTYDSSNNLISIRHDLKPGYIKLKGGKDNKLKLEVIYSSLSK